In Afipia sp. GAS231, a single window of DNA contains:
- a CDS encoding CaiB/BaiF CoA-transferase family protein yields MLPLEGLIVVAVEQAVAAPFCSSRLADAGAHVIKVERPEGDFARGYDAAAKGQSSYFVWLNRGKNSVVIDLATKEGRAALEELIAGADVLLQNLKPGSMDKLGFSLERLRKDYPALICCTISGYGDSGPYADRKAYDLLIQAESGLASITGGPEGPSRVGISVVDISTGATAHAAILEALIGRGRTGKGADIRISMFDVMADWMAVPLINSEAGNPPKRMALAHPSIAPYGVFNSKDGKGILISIQSEREWKKLCSDVLGQPELPDDPRFANMVERVRNRALTDKTVADSFATMNRVDLLKRLDDADIAFAEVNTMADLAVHPHLRRIEVDTPNGKINYAAPAAIFVGEERHYGAVPAIGEHVELPKSARAGSTKS; encoded by the coding sequence ATGCTGCCGCTTGAGGGATTGATCGTCGTCGCCGTCGAACAGGCTGTCGCAGCACCATTCTGCAGTTCGCGGCTGGCGGATGCCGGGGCCCACGTCATCAAGGTCGAACGGCCCGAGGGCGATTTCGCCCGCGGCTACGACGCCGCCGCCAAGGGCCAGAGCAGCTATTTCGTCTGGCTCAACCGCGGCAAGAACTCCGTGGTGATCGACCTCGCCACCAAGGAAGGTCGCGCCGCGCTGGAAGAGTTGATCGCCGGCGCCGACGTGCTGCTGCAGAACCTCAAGCCCGGCTCGATGGACAAGCTCGGCTTCTCGCTGGAGCGGCTGCGCAAGGATTATCCGGCACTGATCTGCTGCACCATCTCCGGCTATGGCGACTCTGGCCCCTATGCCGACCGTAAGGCCTATGACCTGCTGATCCAGGCCGAAAGCGGCCTCGCCTCGATCACCGGCGGCCCGGAAGGCCCGTCGCGGGTCGGCATCTCCGTCGTCGATATCTCGACCGGCGCCACCGCGCATGCGGCGATCCTCGAGGCGCTGATCGGGCGCGGCCGCACCGGCAAGGGCGCCGATATCCGGATATCGATGTTCGACGTGATGGCCGACTGGATGGCGGTGCCGCTGATCAATTCGGAGGCCGGCAATCCGCCGAAGCGGATGGCGCTGGCGCATCCCTCGATCGCCCCCTACGGCGTGTTCAACTCGAAGGACGGCAAGGGCATTTTGATTTCGATCCAGAGCGAGCGCGAATGGAAAAAATTGTGTTCGGACGTGCTGGGCCAGCCCGAGCTGCCTGATGATCCGCGCTTTGCCAACATGGTCGAACGCGTGCGCAACCGCGCCCTCACCGACAAGACGGTGGCCGACAGTTTTGCCACCATGAACCGCGTCGATCTGTTGAAGCGGCTTGATGATGCCGACATCGCGTTTGCCGAGGTCAACACCATGGCCGACCTCGCCGTGCATCCGCACCTGCGCCGCATCGAGGTCGATACGCCGAATGGCAAGATCAACTATGCCGCGCCGGCCGCGATCTTCGTCGGCGAGGAACGGCACTACGGCGCCGTGCCCGCGATCGGCGAACACGTTGAACTTCCCAAGTCCGCTCGCGCTGGGAGTACCAAGTCATGA
- a CDS encoding MaoC family dehydratase N-terminal domain-containing protein: protein MTEAVAEKLDLDHLRQWIGKTTEASDIVTAHLVKGLRATLFQDIGEPKTGDAAPWTTHWCMAQPVFPMSMLGPDGHPTRGGFLPPVPLPRRMWAGGELEFFEPLRVGDDSKRTSRITDVTIKTGSTGTLCFVSVEHIVTTPRGMALRERQDIVYRDMGGAAPATKPPPPAPVAKHREVRVSDPVLLFRYSALTFNGHRIHYDRDYVTKVEGYPGLIFHGPLQAALIVEFAAKLQGGKPPKKFSYRGLQPLFEGSEFSVNANDIPTGMELWIANADGQPTMKGTATW, encoded by the coding sequence ATGACCGAAGCTGTCGCAGAAAAACTCGACCTGGATCACTTGCGCCAATGGATCGGCAAGACCACGGAAGCTTCCGACATCGTCACCGCGCACCTTGTGAAAGGTTTGCGCGCGACGCTGTTTCAGGACATCGGCGAGCCCAAGACGGGTGACGCCGCGCCCTGGACCACGCATTGGTGCATGGCGCAGCCGGTGTTTCCGATGTCGATGCTCGGCCCGGACGGCCACCCGACCCGCGGCGGCTTCCTGCCGCCGGTACCGCTGCCGCGCCGGATGTGGGCCGGCGGCGAACTGGAATTCTTCGAGCCGCTGCGCGTCGGCGACGATAGCAAGCGCACCTCGCGTATCACCGATGTGACCATCAAAACCGGTTCGACCGGCACCTTGTGCTTCGTCTCGGTCGAACACATCGTCACGACGCCGCGCGGCATGGCGCTCCGCGAGCGCCAGGACATCGTCTACCGCGATATGGGTGGCGCGGCGCCAGCCACTAAGCCGCCGCCGCCGGCACCCGTGGCAAAGCATCGCGAAGTCCGCGTCAGCGATCCCGTGCTGCTGTTCCGCTATTCGGCGCTGACCTTCAACGGCCACCGCATCCATTACGATCGCGACTACGTCACCAAGGTCGAGGGCTATCCCGGCTTGATCTTCCACGGCCCGTTGCAAGCGGCCTTGATCGTCGAGTTCGCCGCCAAACTTCAGGGCGGCAAGCCGCCGAAGAAGTTCAGCTATCGCGGCCTGCAGCCTTTGTTCGAAGGCAGCGAATTCTCGGTCAATGCCAACGACATTCCCACCGGCATGGAACTGTGGATCGCGAACGCGGACGGCCAGCCGACCATGAAGGGCACGGCGACGTGGTAA
- the mdlC gene encoding benzoylformate decarboxylase, protein MSSRKPVKTTTTSTTVKDATFSLLRAFGVKKVFGNPGSTELPFLSDWPDDIDYVLGLQEASVIGMADGYAQATRNAGFVNLHSAAGVGNALGNIYTAHRNQAPLVITAGQQARSILPLNAFLQAERASEFPRPYVKYSVEPARAEDVPSAIARAYYVAMQPPCGPTFVSVPIDDWTRPAQPIEARQVSRELGPDPAAMKSLVTALADSKHPALVIGPGVDRAAAVDLMVKVAEKTKAAVWVSPFSARCSFPERHRQFAGFLHASPGQLSEALRAHDLVVVIGAPVFTFHVEGHAAIFDGDTTIFQITDDPTAAAVTPSGTSIVATMKPALSMLLDLLPETKRAAPAGRVLSPKPSAADPIPVEYLLDALHHAMPADAVLVEEAPSHRPAMQKFMPMRGQDSFYTMASGGLGWGLPAAVGMVLGCPGVRTVCLIGDGSAMYSIQALWTAAQRKLPLTVVVINNGGYGAMRSFSQVMQVRNVPGLELPGIDFVKLAEGMGCDAVRVGKASELAAALKRGLAHDGVSLIEVMVDSAVPLLYAKKS, encoded by the coding sequence ATGTCGTCCCGCAAACCGGTCAAGACCACAACAACCTCCACCACCGTCAAGGACGCGACCTTCAGCCTGCTGCGCGCGTTCGGCGTCAAAAAGGTGTTCGGCAATCCCGGCTCGACCGAGCTGCCGTTCCTGAGCGACTGGCCTGACGACATCGACTATGTGCTCGGTTTGCAGGAAGCCTCCGTGATCGGTATGGCCGACGGCTATGCGCAGGCGACCCGCAATGCCGGCTTCGTCAACCTGCATTCGGCCGCCGGCGTCGGCAATGCGCTCGGCAACATCTACACCGCGCATCGCAACCAGGCGCCGCTGGTCATCACCGCGGGCCAGCAGGCGCGCTCGATCCTGCCGCTGAATGCATTTCTGCAGGCCGAGCGCGCCTCGGAATTTCCGCGGCCTTACGTCAAATACAGCGTCGAGCCGGCGCGTGCCGAAGACGTACCATCAGCGATCGCGCGCGCTTATTACGTGGCGATGCAGCCACCGTGCGGCCCCACCTTCGTCTCGGTGCCGATCGACGACTGGACCCGGCCGGCGCAGCCGATCGAAGCGCGCCAGGTCAGCCGCGAACTCGGCCCCGATCCGGCCGCGATGAAATCGCTGGTCACGGCGCTCGCTGACAGCAAGCACCCGGCGCTGGTGATCGGCCCCGGCGTCGATCGTGCCGCGGCCGTCGATCTGATGGTGAAGGTTGCCGAGAAGACCAAAGCTGCCGTATGGGTCAGTCCGTTCTCGGCGCGCTGTTCGTTCCCGGAACGGCATCGGCAATTCGCGGGCTTCCTGCATGCTTCGCCGGGACAATTGTCCGAGGCATTGCGCGCGCATGACCTCGTCGTCGTGATCGGCGCGCCGGTGTTCACGTTCCACGTCGAGGGCCACGCCGCGATATTCGACGGCGACACTACGATCTTCCAGATCACCGACGATCCGACCGCCGCGGCCGTGACGCCCTCGGGCACCAGCATCGTCGCCACCATGAAGCCGGCGCTGTCGATGCTGCTCGACCTGTTGCCGGAGACAAAACGCGCCGCGCCGGCCGGCCGCGTGCTGTCGCCGAAGCCCTCGGCCGCCGATCCGATCCCGGTCGAATACCTGCTCGACGCGCTGCATCACGCCATGCCCGCTGATGCGGTACTGGTCGAGGAAGCACCGTCGCATCGCCCGGCGATGCAAAAGTTCATGCCGATGCGCGGCCAGGACAGTTTCTACACCATGGCGAGCGGCGGCCTCGGCTGGGGCCTGCCGGCCGCGGTCGGCATGGTGCTCGGATGTCCCGGCGTCCGCACCGTCTGCCTGATCGGCGACGGTTCGGCGATGTATTCGATCCAGGCATTGTGGACCGCGGCGCAACGCAAGCTGCCGCTGACGGTCGTCGTTATCAATAATGGCGGCTACGGCGCGATGCGCTCGTTCAGCCAGGTGATGCAGGTGCGCAATGTGCCGGGCCTCGAACTGCCCGGCATCGATTTCGTCAAACTCGCCGAAGGCATGGGCTGCGATGCGGTGCGTGTCGGCAAGGCATCCGAACTAGCGGCTGCGCTGAAGCGCGGGCTTGCGCATGACGGCGTCAGTTTGATCGAGGTGATGGTGGATTCGGCGGTGCCGTTGCTGTACGCGAAGAAGAGTTAG
- a CDS encoding SDR family oxidoreductase — MQVTGKVVVVTGGANGIGKAMCEAFHRAGAAKVVVADIDPAGSRAVATPIGGAAFKCDVGKEKDILHVIEETENQFGPIALFCSNAGIGGGFDPLSSNAGGTSDEPWSRSWAVHVMAHVYAARHLIPRMKARGGGYFLNTISAAGLLSQVGSPAYSTTKHAAVGFAENLAISHKDDGIKVSILCPQGVDTAMLRSIPKGPQSGDGDLSPEQVAQDVLVGLEQETFAILPHPQVLGYMRKKTENYDRWIAGMAKIQAKMREAYGK, encoded by the coding sequence ATGCAGGTGACGGGCAAAGTCGTGGTTGTCACGGGTGGCGCCAACGGCATCGGCAAGGCGATGTGCGAGGCATTCCATCGCGCCGGCGCCGCCAAGGTCGTCGTCGCCGATATCGATCCGGCAGGCTCGCGCGCCGTCGCCACCCCGATCGGTGGCGCAGCCTTCAAATGCGACGTCGGAAAGGAGAAGGACATCCTTCACGTCATCGAGGAGACCGAAAATCAATTCGGTCCGATCGCGTTGTTCTGCTCCAATGCCGGCATCGGCGGCGGCTTCGATCCGCTATCGAGCAACGCCGGCGGAACCTCCGACGAACCCTGGTCGCGGAGCTGGGCCGTTCACGTGATGGCGCATGTCTATGCCGCCCGCCACCTGATCCCGCGCATGAAGGCGCGCGGCGGCGGCTATTTCCTCAACACGATTTCCGCGGCGGGACTGCTGTCGCAGGTCGGAAGCCCGGCCTATTCGACCACCAAACATGCCGCGGTAGGCTTTGCGGAAAATCTCGCTATTTCGCACAAGGACGACGGCATCAAGGTTTCAATCCTGTGCCCGCAGGGCGTCGATACCGCCATGCTGCGCTCGATCCCGAAAGGCCCGCAATCCGGTGATGGGGACCTTTCGCCGGAGCAGGTGGCGCAGGACGTGCTTGTGGGGCTGGAGCAGGAGACGTTTGCCATTCTGCCGCATCCCCAGGTGCTGGGCTACATGCGCAAGAAGACCGAGAATTACGACCGCTGGATTGCCGGCATGGCGAAGATCCAGGCCAAGATGCGGGAAGCGTACGGGAAGTGA
- a CDS encoding hemolysin III family protein, whose translation MTIFRLKQIASTSIHAAAGAMHWNYDRAELIADGVVHIIGICFGLVATTALIVLAAVYARAVDVAAVSIYATGLLAMLAMSATYNLWPVSRAKWVLRRFDHSAIYLLIAATYTPLIMELKDSTFAIALLIGVWCIAILGIVLKLTRPGRYDRVAVGLYLALGWSGVMLYDPVVKALPGLALGFVVAGGVLYSFGVVFHAWQRLRFQNAIWHGFVLLGAACHYTAILDVVLT comes from the coding sequence ATGACGATCTTCAGACTGAAGCAAATCGCATCGACCTCGATCCACGCAGCGGCCGGCGCCATGCATTGGAATTACGACCGCGCCGAGCTGATCGCCGACGGCGTCGTGCATATCATCGGCATCTGCTTCGGCCTGGTGGCCACCACCGCTTTGATCGTGCTGGCGGCGGTTTACGCCAGAGCGGTCGACGTTGCCGCGGTGTCGATCTATGCCACCGGGCTGCTGGCGATGCTGGCGATGTCGGCGACCTACAATCTGTGGCCGGTGTCGCGGGCCAAATGGGTGCTGCGGCGGTTCGATCATTCGGCGATCTATCTGTTGATCGCCGCGACCTATACGCCGCTGATCATGGAATTGAAGGACAGCACTTTTGCGATCGCGCTGCTGATCGGGGTGTGGTGCATCGCGATTTTGGGGATCGTGCTGAAACTGACGCGGCCGGGCCGATACGACCGCGTTGCCGTCGGCCTCTATCTCGCCCTCGGCTGGAGCGGCGTGATGCTGTACGATCCGGTGGTGAAGGCGCTGCCGGGTCTGGCGCTGGGCTTCGTCGTCGCCGGCGGCGTGCTGTATAGTTTCGGCGTGGTCTTCCACGCCTGGCAGCGGCTGCGATTTCAGAACGCGATCTGGCACGGCTTCGTCTTGCTTGGTGCGGCGTGCCACTATACGGCTATCCTCGACGTGGTGCTGACGTAG
- a CDS encoding YcjX family protein yields the protein MAPSFSDIVEEARLSARALLDYGEGFFNPTVRLGVTGLSRAGKTVFITALIHGLTRGGRFPVFEPYASGRIARARLEPQPDDAVPRFDYENHVRTLIEERRWPSSTVDISELRLVIDYQRQNGADRTLTIDIVDYPGEWLLDLPLLAKSYEQWSAESLALSREGPRAKLATPWHEHLATLSAEGRENEQAALTAAKLFTDYLRACRDERFAMSLLPPGRFLMPGNMAGTPALTFAPLDVAADGTAPDGSLWAMMKRRYEAYKDVVVRPFFRDHFARLDRQVVLVDALAAFNAGPEALHDLEAALSGILDCFRIGRSTLLSNLFRPRIDRILFAATKADHLHHQSHDRLEAVLRRAVAKAAGRAEVAGAAIDVVALAAVRATREAVVTRGRDKLPSILGTPAPGEVANGETFDGETEVATFPGDLPDNPEELFNGGFRGLSSTASDKADFRFLRFRPPLLAHEGAEEPSLPHIRLDRALQFLIGDRLQ from the coding sequence ATGGCCCCGAGTTTTTCAGATATCGTCGAGGAAGCGCGCCTGTCGGCGCGGGCGCTGCTGGACTACGGCGAGGGCTTCTTCAATCCGACCGTCAGGCTCGGCGTCACCGGCCTGTCGCGCGCCGGCAAGACCGTGTTCATCACCGCGCTGATCCATGGCCTGACACGTGGGGGCCGGTTTCCGGTGTTCGAGCCCTATGCGTCGGGGCGGATCGCCCGCGCCCGGCTCGAGCCGCAGCCGGACGATGCGGTGCCGCGCTTCGATTACGAGAATCACGTCCGCACCCTGATCGAGGAACGGCGCTGGCCGAGCTCCACCGTCGACATTTCGGAACTGCGGCTGGTGATCGACTACCAGCGGCAAAATGGCGCGGACCGCACGCTGACCATCGACATCGTCGACTATCCCGGTGAATGGCTGCTCGACCTGCCGCTGCTCGCTAAAAGCTACGAGCAATGGTCGGCCGAAAGCCTGGCATTGTCGCGGGAAGGCCCGCGCGCCAAACTCGCCACGCCTTGGCATGAACATCTGGCGACGCTCAGCGCCGAAGGCCGCGAGAACGAACAGGCGGCACTGACGGCCGCAAAGCTGTTCACGGACTATCTGCGCGCCTGCCGCGACGAGCGCTTCGCCATGAGCCTGCTACCGCCCGGGCGTTTCCTGATGCCGGGCAACATGGCGGGCACGCCGGCGCTGACCTTTGCACCGCTCGACGTCGCCGCCGACGGCACCGCGCCCGACGGCTCGCTGTGGGCGATGATGAAGCGGCGTTACGAAGCGTACAAGGACGTCGTGGTGCGGCCGTTCTTTCGCGATCATTTTGCGCGGCTCGATCGCCAGGTCGTGCTGGTCGACGCGCTTGCCGCCTTCAACGCCGGGCCGGAAGCGCTGCACGATCTCGAAGCGGCGCTATCGGGTATTCTCGATTGCTTCCGGATCGGGCGCAGCACGCTGCTGAGCAATCTGTTCCGGCCGCGGATCGACCGCATTTTGTTCGCCGCCACCAAGGCCGATCATCTGCATCACCAGAGCCATGACCGGCTGGAAGCGGTGTTGCGGCGCGCGGTCGCCAAGGCCGCCGGCCGCGCCGAAGTTGCGGGTGCTGCGATCGACGTGGTGGCACTGGCGGCGGTGCGCGCCACCCGCGAGGCCGTCGTCACCCGCGGCCGCGACAAATTACCCTCCATCCTCGGCACCCCCGCGCCGGGCGAGGTCGCCAACGGCGAAACCTTCGACGGCGAGACCGAAGTCGCGACCTTCCCCGGCGACCTGCCCGACAACCCCGAGGAACTGTTCAACGGCGGGTTTCGTGGTCTTTCCAGCACGGCCTCCGACAAGGCCGATTTCCGTTTCCTGCGCTTCCGGCCACCATTGCTCGCCCACGAGGGTGCGGAAGAGCCCTCGCTGCCTCACATCCGCCTTGACCGCGCCCTTCAGTTCCTGATCGGAGACCGATTGCAATGA
- a CDS encoding YcjF family protein — MSEKTPHRRPATFKLDDPGVVVMDPDDTGRPARGTVRITPESDPSLLPVLIDTPLVPVRRGFRWGTLFFSAVGGLVLLGTGLGILNLVEDLFARSESLGFLGLAFAAAATLALTVVIAREAFGLARLATIEKLHLRAAEVLLSDDRAASRAVVADLVKLAHQNPQLARARAALQNHTDDIIDGADMIKLAERELMSPLDQEARRLVSSAAQRVSVVTAVSPRALIDVAFVFVASLRMIRQLALLYGGRPGTLGMIRLMRHVIGHLAITGGMAASDSLIQQMLGHGIAAKLSQRLGEGVLNGLLTARLGLAAIDVTRPLPFTALPRPALADLARDLLKKRDDEASP, encoded by the coding sequence ATGAGCGAGAAAACGCCGCATCGGCGGCCGGCCACGTTCAAGCTCGACGATCCCGGCGTGGTCGTGATGGACCCTGACGATACCGGCCGCCCGGCCCGCGGCACGGTGCGCATCACGCCGGAGAGCGATCCGTCATTGCTGCCGGTGCTTATCGATACACCGCTGGTCCCGGTGCGCCGCGGCTTCCGCTGGGGCACGCTGTTCTTTTCGGCCGTCGGCGGACTGGTGCTGCTCGGCACCGGGCTCGGCATCCTCAACCTGGTCGAGGATCTGTTTGCGCGCAGCGAAAGCCTCGGCTTTCTCGGCCTCGCCTTTGCCGCCGCCGCCACGCTGGCGCTAACAGTCGTGATCGCGCGCGAAGCCTTCGGACTGGCACGGCTGGCCACGATCGAGAAACTGCATCTGCGCGCCGCGGAAGTCCTGCTCAGCGACGACCGCGCCGCGAGCCGGGCTGTCGTCGCCGATCTGGTCAAGCTCGCGCACCAGAACCCGCAACTGGCGCGCGCCCGCGCCGCGTTGCAAAACCACACCGACGACATCATCGACGGCGCCGACATGATCAAGCTGGCCGAGCGCGAACTGATGAGCCCGCTCGATCAGGAAGCGCGCCGGCTGGTCTCGTCAGCGGCACAGCGGGTTTCGGTCGTTACCGCCGTAAGCCCGCGCGCGCTGATCGACGTCGCCTTCGTGTTCGTGGCGTCGTTGCGGATGATCCGGCAACTGGCGCTGCTCTATGGCGGCCGGCCAGGCACGCTCGGCATGATCCGTCTGATGCGCCATGTCATCGGACATCTCGCCATCACCGGCGGCATGGCCGCCAGCGACAGCCTGATCCAGCAGATGCTCGGCCACGGCATCGCGGCCAAACTTTCGCAACGCCTCGGCGAAGGCGTGCTCAACGGCCTGCTGACCGCGCGGCTCGGCCTCGCCGCCATCGATGTCACCCGTCCCTTGCCGTTCACGGCCTTGCCGCGCCCGGCGCTCGCCGATCTCGCCAGGGACTTGTTGAAGAAGCGGGACGACGAGGCGTCGCCCTAA
- a CDS encoding nuclear transport factor 2 family protein, which translates to MDDRTVRAALERHWQASDASDFEVEHEIYREDAVLDYPQSGERIRGRRNIQESRRAQPNTKRFTVRRMIGGGDLWITEFVLSYDGVPSYTVSIMEFREGLVAHETQYFADRFDPSPSRAHLVERTS; encoded by the coding sequence ATGGATGACCGAACCGTGCGGGCGGCGCTCGAGCGCCATTGGCAAGCCTCCGATGCGAGCGACTTCGAGGTCGAACATGAAATCTACCGCGAGGATGCCGTGCTCGATTATCCGCAATCGGGCGAACGCATCCGCGGCCGCCGCAACATCCAGGAAAGCCGGCGCGCCCAGCCGAACACGAAGCGCTTTACGGTGCGGCGAATGATCGGCGGCGGCGATCTCTGGATCACCGAATTCGTGCTCAGCTATGACGGCGTACCATCCTACACCGTGAGCATCATGGAATTCCGCGAGGGACTCGTCGCCCACGAAACGCAATATTTCGCCGATCGGTTCGACCCTTCGCCCTCACGGGCACACCTCGTCGAGCGAACAAGCTAA
- a CDS encoding DUF1127 domain-containing protein translates to MPCSSTIDHSTNALDEVPASFPTLRWAWRWSWKIPLAWLAGMALWLERRAEYRELLELDDRLLDDIGVSRTDIEEVRRSPLYLDAWRHSL, encoded by the coding sequence ATGCCTTGCAGCAGCACCATCGACCATTCAACCAACGCGCTCGACGAAGTCCCGGCCTCTTTTCCGACCCTGAGATGGGCTTGGAGATGGTCTTGGAAAATCCCTCTGGCCTGGCTGGCCGGAATGGCGCTGTGGTTGGAAAGACGGGCCGAATACAGGGAACTTCTCGAACTCGATGACCGGCTGCTCGACGACATCGGCGTATCGAGGACGGATATCGAAGAGGTGCGAAGGTCTCCCTTGTACCTGGATGCCTGGCGCCACAGCCTGTGA
- a CDS encoding chromate resistance protein ChrB domain-containing protein: MKWITREKVKVDRVACPWLIKKFVDQEAEFVFVPGEKVMAEAKRLDAIPYDVKDVELGHHGKECSFEAILKKYKLTGDPALMLLGRIVNGADTDNTLYHQPEGPGLEAVAEGFRHLGFKDDHEHNAAAWIVYDALYAYCREMVKRGKPHGDFMS, translated from the coding sequence ATGAAATGGATCACCCGCGAAAAGGTCAAGGTCGACCGCGTTGCATGCCCATGGCTGATCAAGAAGTTCGTCGATCAGGAAGCCGAGTTCGTGTTCGTGCCGGGAGAGAAGGTGATGGCGGAGGCGAAGCGCCTCGACGCCATTCCCTATGACGTCAAGGACGTCGAGCTCGGCCATCACGGCAAGGAATGTTCGTTCGAGGCCATCCTGAAAAAGTACAAGCTGACCGGCGATCCCGCGTTGATGCTGCTGGGGCGGATCGTCAACGGCGCCGATACCGACAATACGTTGTACCATCAGCCGGAGGGGCCGGGCCTCGAAGCCGTCGCCGAAGGCTTTCGGCATCTCGGCTTCAAGGACGACCACGAACACAATGCAGCAGCGTGGATCGTCTATGACGCGCTCTATGCTTACTGCCGCGAGATGGTCAAGCGCGGCAAGCCGCATGGCGACTTCATGAGTTGA
- a CDS encoding YncE family protein, producing MPNAVGSEFDHAAFDAKSRRVFIAHTARDCIEVIDHDAGRHFATLPGFSGVAGAVADDGQILATNRGSASIAWLDAGTLETRAVFKTGARPNGAVIVARAGLGIAACIGNDTEKPTLQLFGLRDQKHVSIDLPGRPRWCVTDADAGRIFLAIREPSMVLVARLPDLGVVTHWKIPSSGAHGLDIDHSRGRLYVACDDSTLVEMNSTSGDVTNVWPIGGPPDVTFFNPASGLVHVAIGEPGLVDSIDPRNGNTTRTVTGAGAHTTALVAPDQLYVISPAHGGILVLSDA from the coding sequence ATGCCAAATGCGGTTGGCAGCGAGTTTGATCACGCCGCCTTCGATGCGAAGAGCCGGCGCGTCTTCATTGCACACACCGCGCGCGATTGTATCGAGGTGATCGATCACGACGCTGGCCGCCACTTTGCGACGCTGCCGGGATTTTCCGGCGTGGCCGGGGCCGTCGCCGACGACGGACAGATTCTGGCAACCAACCGCGGCAGCGCCAGCATCGCCTGGCTGGATGCCGGCACCCTCGAAACCCGTGCCGTGTTCAAGACCGGCGCGCGACCGAACGGCGCCGTGATCGTCGCCCGAGCCGGACTCGGGATCGCAGCCTGTATCGGCAATGACACGGAAAAGCCGACGCTGCAGCTCTTTGGATTGCGCGACCAAAAACACGTATCGATCGACCTGCCGGGGCGACCGCGCTGGTGCGTCACCGACGCCGACGCTGGGCGGATCTTCCTCGCCATCCGCGAGCCCTCGATGGTGCTGGTCGCGCGTCTACCCGATCTTGGCGTGGTGACGCACTGGAAAATCCCGTCGTCGGGCGCGCATGGTCTCGACATCGATCATTCCCGAGGCCGGCTGTATGTTGCCTGTGACGATTCAACGCTGGTCGAGATGAACAGCACCTCGGGCGACGTCACCAACGTCTGGCCGATCGGCGGCCCGCCCGATGTCACGTTCTTCAACCCCGCAAGCGGTCTGGTGCATGTTGCCATCGGGGAGCCCGGGCTCGTCGATTCAATCGACCCGCGCAACGGAAATACCACGCGCACCGTGACCGGCGCGGGCGCGCATACCACGGCGCTGGTGGCGCCGGACCAGCTCTACGTGATTTCACCCGCGCATGGCGGAATTCTCGTCCTCTCGGACGCCTGA
- a CDS encoding sulfite exporter TauE/SafE family protein, with amino-acid sequence MDGWILTLFALAAFAGGFVSGFSGFAMGLVVSGVWLHIITPVQTAALIAGYGLLTQGYGILKLRQALNWQSIWPLVLGTTIGVPIGVILLNHINPVHLRSGVGVLLVLYTVYGLARPAFRPMKIGTGSDIAIGVVNGLVGGLTGLGGIVSTISCQWRGWTRDVQRAVFQPVLFAAFVVICISMVVTGAVTPETLKLYGLGFPFMLAGLWAGFKLYGTISDETFRKAVLVLLLFAGLSLVVPALIAPAPGAS; translated from the coding sequence ATGGATGGATGGATTCTCACTCTTTTTGCTCTTGCGGCCTTTGCCGGCGGTTTCGTCAGCGGCTTTTCCGGTTTCGCAATGGGTCTGGTGGTGTCGGGTGTATGGCTGCACATCATTACCCCTGTACAAACCGCAGCACTGATCGCCGGCTACGGTCTGCTCACGCAGGGTTACGGCATCCTGAAACTGCGCCAGGCATTGAACTGGCAAAGTATCTGGCCGCTGGTACTGGGCACGACGATCGGCGTCCCGATCGGAGTGATCCTGCTGAACCACATCAACCCGGTCCATCTGCGGTCGGGCGTCGGTGTATTGCTCGTGCTCTATACGGTCTACGGCCTGGCACGGCCGGCATTCAGGCCGATGAAAATTGGAACAGGGTCCGACATTGCCATTGGTGTTGTTAATGGACTGGTGGGTGGACTGACCGGACTTGGTGGCATCGTATCCACGATCTCCTGCCAATGGCGGGGCTGGACCAGAGATGTGCAACGCGCGGTGTTCCAGCCGGTGCTGTTCGCGGCCTTTGTGGTGATCTGCATTTCGATGGTTGTCACCGGTGCCGTCACGCCCGAAACCCTCAAACTGTATGGACTGGGCTTCCCGTTCATGCTCGCCGGGCTCTGGGCCGGATTCAAACTCTACGGAACGATCAGTGACGAGACATTCCGCAAAGCGGTTTTGGTGCTCCTGCTGTTTGCCGGCCTGTCACTGGTCGTGCCGGCATTGATCGCTCCCGCACCCGGGGCATCGTGA